The following nucleotide sequence is from Peribacillus sp. ACCC06369.
ATCGATGGCATTTCCTCAACTTCAAAGTACCGGTCAACGCAGCGCCAGTTCGATTCTTCATCCGTTCCAATGATCATCCTCACACGTTTGTTCAAAGGTTTCCCTAGCTCCCGGACCAGCTTCATTGCATGATAGGCTGCCATCGTCGGCCCTTTATCATCGATTGCCCCACGAGCATATATGCGGCCATTACGGATTTCAGCACCAAACGGATCCGAACTCCATCCATCTCCTTCGGGTACCACGTCGACATGGCATAATATCCCGATTAACTCCTCGCCTTCACCCATTTCAATATGGCCAGCGACATTATCGACATTTTTCACAGTAAAACCGTCTTTTTCGGCTAATTGAAGCATGTAATCAAGGGCTTCCTTCACCCCTTTACCGAATGGGGCCTCCTCTGTCGGATGTTCTTCATCCAGTACACTTTTTATTTTCAGTAAGTTTTGTGTGTCCAGTAATAAGTCCATTTTCCGTTTTTCAACTTCTTCTCGCCAATTCAATTCACTCACAATACGACAACTCCTCTTGTATATATATTTTTCATTTTATCACTTTTACTATCTGATTCGCCAAGCGTAGCTACCTTTTTCTTCGTATTCCCGTATTATTGCTAAGGTCAAACTACCGATAAAATTCTTTATATAAATAAAAAAACACCCTCTTTAATTAAAAGAGGGTGTTTTCAATAGGCTATCTTCATCCATCAACTCTGTTACTTTTCGGTTCAGTCTTGGGATGTATAACGCTAAAAACAAGGAACGTCCTAAACTGAACGCCAGGAATGCAAGCCATAATCCATGATTACCATGGTGAGGGACTGCCATGAATTGGACACATAGAAAGGCCATTAGTGCAAGGAGCATCGAGTTCCTTACAGGAACGGCTTCAGTCGCACCGGTAAACACTCCATAGAAAATGAGTCCGATAAAGGCAGTGAAAGGGAATAGGACAATCCAAAGTCCGTATTCATGGGCCAGGTCGATGACGCCTGGAATATTCGTGAAAAGGAGAATGACCTTATCGCTAAATAAATAGTATGATCCGGCAAGTATGAACGAAGCATACAAGCCCCACCGCGCCGAAAGTGAGAGCGTTTTTTTATAAAGGTGTATATCTCTCGAACCAATGGCCCTCCCAATCAGGAGACTCGACGCGTTCGCGAAGCCATCAAAGCAATAGGCCATCAGGTAATGGATCTGAATGAGTACGGCATTGGCCGCCAGTGTCTCTGTCCCGAAAGTGGCTCCTTTGGCCGTAAAAAGATTGAAAACCGTAATCAGGCAAATGGTCCTGATGAATAAATCCCTGTTGACCACCATCATTTTTTTCAGGGAAGCATGATCGAACGCCTCCCGGAACGAAAAAGCATCCGGTATGATGACCGCTTTCCGAATCACCCACAAGCCCAGGAAAAAAGCAGCAATCTCTGATATCAATGAAGCGGCAGCAACCCCTGATACAGACCATGAAAAGCCATTTACAAAAACGAGGCACAAAATAATATTGATCACGTTCATGAAAACTTGTATGAACAATGATGTTTTTATCCTGGATTTCCCAATTAACCAGCCTAAGATGACATAGTTCAATAATGCAAAAGGTGCCCCCCATATCCGGATGCTGAAGTAATCGGCGGCAAAGGAGGAAACGTCCGATTCCAGACCGATTGCACCTAGGGAAACATTCAATATGGGTTTTTGGATCACGATAAAAAGAAGACCGATGATTGCTGCTATGAAAAAAGGACGAATCAAGGCCATTAGGCTCTGCTTGTCATCCCTTGCCCCCTCAGCTTGTGCAGCGAAGGCAGATGTACTGA
It contains:
- a CDS encoding MATE family efflux transporter, giving the protein MNNRMYLSLAIPLTISTMSTPLLGAVDTAVVGKLSDPAYIGGVAVGTIIFNTMYWLFGFLRVSTSAFAAQAEGARDDKQSLMALIRPFFIAAIIGLLFIVIQKPILNVSLGAIGLESDVSSFAADYFSIRIWGAPFALLNYVILGWLIGKSRIKTSLFIQVFMNVINIILCLVFVNGFSWSVSGVAAASLISEIAAFFLGLWVIRKAVIIPDAFSFREAFDHASLKKMMVVNRDLFIRTICLITVFNLFTAKGATFGTETLAANAVLIQIHYLMAYCFDGFANASSLLIGRAIGSRDIHLYKKTLSLSARWGLYASFILAGSYYLFSDKVILLFTNIPGVIDLAHEYGLWIVLFPFTAFIGLIFYGVFTGATEAVPVRNSMLLALMAFLCVQFMAVPHHGNHGLWLAFLAFSLGRSLFLALYIPRLNRKVTELMDEDSLLKTPSFN